A single genomic interval of Salmo trutta chromosome 13, fSalTru1.1, whole genome shotgun sequence harbors:
- the LOC115206419 gene encoding tumor necrosis factor receptor superfamily member 19 has protein sequence MAWMFGHTWLLLLTFHVIYSSLVPVTAEEETRECREQEYKDPLGNCKPCKQCDAGQELSKECGFGYGEDARCVPCRSSRFKEDRSLQKCKPCLDCGLNNRFQKGNCSTTRNAVCGDCLPGFYRKTKLSGFQDMECIPCGDPPPPYEPHCSGRVNLVPIPPVVTSPRDMALAAVICSALATVLLALLILCVIYFKRQLLEKKPSASLRSQDGPYSGAELSCLDRRKLHDFPQRPCCQCHHGPGHTCGPVHLIPSLCCDEICSLGRSRDTSPFQSQISLNKGCSIDPCEENVLACLKAHPEPCISREAGETWPLMQNPDCVESLGPPRCNPEPTERCDVEEKGEEGEKKEEEGCTLSEDTQEKPTDQSQEKTGALTEVLLPKQQPSSLEG, from the exons ATGGCCTGGATGTTTGGTCACACCTGGTTACTTCTACTGACATTTCATGTAATATACTCATCTCTG GTTCCTGTAACAGCGGAGGAGGAGACCAGGGAATGCAGGGAACAGGAGTACAAGGATCCGCTTGGGAACTGTAAACCCTGCAAACAGTGCGATGCAGGACAGGAGCTATCAAAG GAATGTGGCTTTGGTTACGGAGAGGATGCCCGGTGTGTGCCCTGCAGAAGCAGCCGCTTCAAAGAAGATAGGAGCCTGCAGAAGTGCAAGCCCTGCCTGGACTGTGGCCTGAACAACCGCTTCCAGAAGGGCAACTGTTCCACCACCAGAAATGCTGTGTGCGGAGACTGTCTGCCCGG GTTTTACAGGAAAACTAAGCTGAGCGGATTCCAAGATATGGAGTGCATACCATGTggggaccctccacctccatatGAACCACACT GCAGCGGGCGGGTGAACCTGGTCCCCATCCCCCCGGTGGTGACCAGCCCTCGGGACATGGCCCTGGCAGCAGTCATCTGTAGCGCTCTGGCCACAGTGCTGCTGGCCCTGCTCATCCTCTGTGTCATCTACTTCAAGAGACAGCTGCTGGAGAAGAAGCCCAGCG CATCTCTAAGGTCCCAGGATGGTCCATACAGTGGAGCAGAGTTGTCGTGCCTGGACCGACGGAAGCTCCATGACTTCCCTCAGCGCCCATGCTGTCAGTGTCACCACGGGCCAGGCCACACCTGTG GCCCAGTGCACCTGATCCCCTCCCTGTGCTGTGATGAAATCTGCAGTCTGGGCCGGAGCAGAGACACCAGCCCCTTCCAGTCCCAGATTAGCCTCAACAAGGG ATGCAGCATAGATCCCTGTGAGGAGAACGTCCTGGCCTGTCTGAAAGCCCATCCAGAGCCCTGCATCTCCAGAGAGGCTGGCGAGACATGGCCACTCATGCAGAACCCCGACTGTGTCGAGAGCTTGGGACCGCCCCGCTGCAACCCAGAACCCACAGAGAGGTGCGATGTGGAGGAAAAGGGTGAGGAGGGCgagaagaaagaggaagaggggtgCACGTTAAGTGAGGACACACAGGAGAAGCCAACTGATCAGAGCCAGGAGAAGACTGGTGCACTGACAGAGGTCCTCCTTCCAAAGCAGCAGCCATCTTCACTGGAAG GATGA